AGGGTCAGGCCCAGCCAAgcacagggagggaggaaggaggggtcAGTTCCgggctggggagggggcttcTGAGCCCCCTTCCCAACTGTCACTCAATCCTGCCTATGACTACCAGAAGGGGAGGGTGCAGTCGGGCCTACCCCAGCCCCATCCCAAGAGGAGCAGGACTACACcaagctgaggtcaggagttggggggaggaggagagggaggaggaggagatgggaggagagagaagggtggGAGCACACACCACAGGCCTCATCCCACTTTCTGGGGGTTTGAGGCCCTCACTCCCTGCTCGTAGGTGACCCGCTGACTGATGAGGTATTGAGCGGCTTGCGTGGCCGCGGGGCTGCCCGTGATGGTGACCCGCCGGTTCCGCGTGCCTGGCAGGAACTCGCCCTTCTTGGAGATCTGGATGCGAGCGCCCGTCAGCTCCTGGTACTCCACCAACGTCTTGCCCCCCTTCCCCAGGATGGCTCCCACCAGGTTCTCAGGCACCGCAATCTCCACCAGCTCCTTGGCACTCTCAGCCGCCAGCTTCTCCGCTGTCAGGAAGCCCCCGGCCGCACCGGCCGCGGCTGCAGCGGCCACCAGCGGACCGCCCCCTCCGCCCGCCCCGCCGCCCGCCCCGGCCCCGAGGTAGCCGTTGGCGGCTGCGGCCAACGCAAAGGACCCCAGGGCTCCGGGaggcgggggcggcggcggggcGGCCCCTCCAGCTGGCCCGGCCCCGGCCTCGCCCGCGTAGGATGCCAGGAGGTTGGCGGCGGCAGCGGCTGCGGGGTTGGCCCCGGCGGCCACGGCAGCCAGGACGCCGGAGGCTGCGGCCGAGTTGAGGCCCAGGCCCAGGGAGTTGGTGTTGTAGCCGTAACTGGCCAGCGTGTTAAGCGCCGTGCTGATGGCCAGCAGGTCGGTGCCTGAGAAGGCGGGCAGCGCGGCGGGAAAGGCTCCCACGCCAGCCAGCCCGGCGGGGCCCAACAGGCCGGAGGCAGCGGCGGCCGACGCTGCGGCCGCGGCTGGCAGCACATCCGCGGGGCTGGCGTACGGAGAGCCGGTGGGATTGGAGTTGGCCACGGGGCCTGCCACATTGGCGTAGCTGATGTTGAGGCAGCTGCTGCTCTGGGGGTCTTCTTGTACCTTCTGCACGATGGCGCTCACAGCCTTGTGCACCTGCTCGGGCTCGCCGCTGACCGTCACCACGCGCTCCTGCAGGTTGATGCCCTCTGGCTTCTGGGACAGCTGCACCCACGCTCCTGACTGTTCCATCACGGCTTTCACCGTGGCGCCCCCCTTGCCGATGATCAGGCCCGCCGTGCTGTTGGGGACGATCAGCTTGGCCTGCGTGGGGAGCAAAAGAGAGggtctttaattttattttttaaaattaaattaaattaggccgggcgcggtggctcacgcctgtaatcccagcactttgggaggccgaggcgggcagatcacgaggtcaggagattgagaccacggtgaaaccctgtctctactaaaaatacaaaaaattaactgggcgtgatggagggcgcctgtagtcccagctactcgggaggctaaggccggagaatggcgtgaacccgggaagcagaggttgcagtgagctgagatcaggccactgcactccagcctgggtgacagagcaagacttcgtcttaaaaaaaaaaaaattaggccgggcgcggtggctcaagcctgtaatcccagcactttgggaggccgaggcgg
The sequence above is a segment of the Macaca nemestrina isolate mMacNem1 chromosome 20, mMacNem.hap1, whole genome shotgun sequence genome. Coding sequences within it:
- the LOC105478570 gene encoding RNA-binding protein Nova-2 isoform X3, encoding MTTVRTGQAKLIVPNSTAGLIIGKGGATVKAVMEQSGAWVQLSQKPEGINLQERVVTVSGEPEQVHKAVSAIVQKVQEDPQSSSCLNISYANVAGPVANSNPTGSPYASPADVLPAAAAASAAAASGLLGPAGLAGVGAFPAALPAFSGTDLLAISTALNTLASYGYNTNSLGLGLNSAAASGVLAAVAAGANPAAAAAANLLASYAGEAGAGPAGGAAPPPPPPPGALGSFALAAAANGYLGAGAGGGAGGGGGPLVAAAAAAGAAGGFLTAEKLAAESAKELVEIAVPENLVGAILGKGGKTLVEYQELTGARIQISKKGEFLPGTRNRRVTITGSPAATQAAQYLISQRVTYEQGVRASNPQKVG
- the LOC105478570 gene encoding RNA-binding protein Nova-2 isoform X2, which produces MTKPEVVNILQPQTTMNPDRAKQAKLIVPNSTAGLIIGKGGATVKAVMEQSGAWVQLSQKPEGINLQERVVTVSGEPEQVHKAVSAIVQKVQEDPQSSSCLNISYANVAGPVANSNPTGSPYASPADVLPAAAAASAAAASGLLGPAGLAGVGAFPAALPAFSGTDLLAISTALNTLASYGYNTNSLGLGLNSAAASGVLAAVAAGANPAAAAAANLLASYAGEAGAGPAGGAAPPPPPPPGALGSFALAAAANGYLGAGAGGGAGGGGGPLVAAAAAAGAAGGFLTAEKLAAESAKELVEIAVPENLVGAILGKGGKTLVEYQELTGARIQISKKGEFLPGTRNRRVTITGSPAATQAAQYLISQRVTYEQGVRASNPQKVG
- the LOC105478570 gene encoding RNA-binding protein Nova-2 isoform X1, which encodes MRMMAAGAVHGLFTASAAPQPPPPPPPPPPQPQPPQQPSPPPQQPPPPPPQPPQQQQPPPQAPPMEPEAPDSRKRPLETPPEVVCTKRSNTGEEGEYFLKVLIPSYAAGSIIGKGGQTIVQLQKETGATIKLSKSKDFYPGTTERVCLVQGTAEALNAVHSFIAEKVREIPQAMTKPEVVNILQPQTTMNPDRAKQAKLIVPNSTAGLIIGKGGATVKAVMEQSGAWVQLSQKPEGINLQERVVTVSGEPEQVHKAVSAIVQKVQEDPQSSSCLNISYANVAGPVANSNPTGSPYASPADVLPAAAAASAAAASGLLGPAGLAGVGAFPAALPAFSGTDLLAISTALNTLASYGYNTNSLGLGLNSAAASGVLAAVAAGANPAAAAAANLLASYAGEAGAGPAGGAAPPPPPPPGALGSFALAAAANGYLGAGAGGGAGGGGGPLVAAAAAAGAAGGFLTAEKLAAESAKELVEIAVPENLVGAILGKGGKTLVEYQELTGARIQISKKGEFLPGTRNRRVTITGSPAATQAAQYLISQRVTYEQGVRASNPQKVG